A part of Thermoplasmata archaeon genomic DNA contains:
- a CDS encoding citrate/2-methylcitrate synthase gives MDVELHRGLKGVYITNTELCYIDGQNGKLYYRGYPIEDLAAKSNFEETSYLLLNGKLPTKNELDDFKKSLVKNREIPEEVLDTIKKIGKIAHPMDTLRSAVSMLSAYDKNITNTKPEENYRRAIELTAKIASIVAMTKRVRENKKIIEPDASLDHAANFMHMMGLNTDQLSVKTMDVALILHLEHGMNASTFSCVVTASTLADLYAAITSGIATLKGPLHGGANEKALAMYRAIGKPENVETYIHESFDRKDRIMGFGHRVYKNYDPRAKILRKYMEDIGNRNGDKENLLKIALKVEDMMIKELGTTKGIWPNVDSFSGVVYNDLGIPIDMFTPIFAVGRIVGWSAHVMEYLKENELLRPLDNYIGKLDLKYVPIENR, from the coding sequence ATGGATGTAGAGTTGCATAGAGGTTTGAAAGGAGTATACATAACCAATACCGAGTTATGCTATATAGACGGACAGAACGGCAAGTTGTATTATAGAGGGTATCCAATAGAGGACCTGGCTGCAAAATCGAATTTTGAAGAGACTTCGTATCTTCTTCTGAATGGAAAATTGCCTACCAAAAACGAACTTGATGATTTTAAAAAATCATTGGTAAAAAATAGAGAAATACCAGAAGAAGTTTTGGACACAATCAAAAAGATTGGAAAAATTGCACACCCAATGGATACTTTGAGAAGCGCAGTATCTATGCTTTCAGCATATGACAAAAACATAACCAATACAAAGCCTGAAGAAAATTATAGAAGAGCTATAGAACTCACTGCAAAGATTGCATCAATTGTAGCAATGACTAAGAGAGTTAGAGAAAACAAGAAGATAATTGAACCGGACGCGAGTCTAGATCATGCTGCAAACTTTATGCACATGATGGGGCTTAACACTGATCAGTTATCTGTGAAAACAATGGATGTAGCTTTGATTTTACATCTTGAACATGGGATGAATGCGTCTACGTTTTCCTGTGTAGTCACTGCATCAACATTGGCAGATTTGTATGCAGCTATTACCTCAGGTATTGCTACTTTAAAAGGTCCTTTACACGGTGGCGCTAATGAAAAAGCACTTGCGATGTACAGGGCTATTGGAAAGCCAGAAAATGTTGAAACATATATTCATGAATCTTTCGATAGAAAAGATAGAATAATGGGCTTTGGTCACAGAGTTTACAAGAACTATGACCCCAGAGCAAAAATCTTGAGAAAGTACATGGAGGATATTGGTAATAGAAACGGAGACAAGGAAAACCTCTTGAAAATTGCATTAAAAGTAGAAGACATGATGATAAAAGAACTTGGTACTACAAAAGGTATCTGGCCAAATGTAGATTCCTTCTCGGGAGTTGTATACAACGATCTGGGAATACCGATAGATATGTTCACTCCGATCTTTGCTGTTGGAAGGATTGTTGGATGGAGCGCACATGTAATGGAATATCTTAAAGAAAACGAATTGTTGAGACCTCTTGACAATTATATCGGCAAGCTAGACCTGAAGTATGTACCAATAGAGAATAGATAA